Within the Magnetococcales bacterium genome, the region TTAAAATTTGCTTTATGACTGGTTGCGGGCTATTCATAGGCCCTATCCGGCGAGGGAGAGCTACCTTTGGCTGCACTTGATTTTTCCCAGGCACTACCGAGGCTCAAGGGTTTTTCCGATGTGTTGATGGCTGTCGGGATCATCTCCGTATTGGCGGTGATGATCATTCCTCTGCCACCACCGCTGCTCGATCTCCTGTTGTCCGTCAATATCGCCATGGCCATCGTCATTCTTCTGACGACGGTCTATGTCCACAAGCCGTTGGAATTTTCGGCCTTTCCCAGCGTCCTGCTGCTGACCACCCTGTTTCGCCTGGCCCTGAACGTCTCCTCGACCCGTCTGGTGCTGCTGCACGGCTCGGAAGGGGAGTCGGCTGCGGGGGAGGTCATCCGCGCCTTCGGCCAGTTCGTGGTCGGGGGCAACACCGTGGTCGGACTGGTGGTCTTCTTCATCCTGGTGGTGATCAACTTCGTGGTCATCACCAAGGGCGCCGGGCGTATCGCCGAAGTGGCCGCCCGATTCACCTTGGACAAGATGCCCGGCAAGCAGATGGCCATCGACGCCGATCTCAACTCGGG harbors:
- a CDS encoding FHIPEP family type III secretion protein; this encodes MAVGIISVLAVMIIPLPPPLLDLLLSVNIAMAIVILLTTVYVHKPLEFSAFPSVLLLTTLFRLALNVSSTRLVLLHGSEGESAAGEVIRAFGQFVVGGNTVVGLVVFFILVVINFVVITKGAGRIAEVAARFTLDKMPGKQMAIDADLNSG